Proteins found in one Variovorax terrae genomic segment:
- the secE gene encoding preprotein translocase subunit SecE, whose protein sequence is MATSQVETVSTGADKAKLAVAVVLVIAALVAFYLLGKQGPVAQWGALLVGLGAAVVVFVTAEPGKEFVAFGRDAWREVKKVVWPTRKEAIQMTAYVFAFVVVMALFLWLTDKTLEWLFYDVILGWKK, encoded by the coding sequence ATGGCCACTTCACAAGTAGAAACCGTCAGTACCGGCGCCGACAAGGCGAAGCTGGCTGTGGCCGTGGTCCTGGTGATCGCGGCGCTGGTGGCGTTTTACCTGCTGGGCAAGCAGGGTCCGGTCGCGCAGTGGGGCGCCCTGCTGGTGGGCCTGGGCGCGGCGGTCGTCGTGTTCGTGACGGCCGAGCCGGGCAAGGAATTCGTGGCCTTCGGCCGCGATGCCTGGCGCGAAGTCAAGAAGGTGGTCTGGCCGACCCGCAAGGAAGCCATCCAGATGACGGCCTATGTGTTCGCCTTCGTGGTGGTCATGGCGCTGTTCCTCTGGCTCACCGACAAGACGCTGGAATGGCTGTTCTACGACGTGATTCTGGGATGGAAGAAATAA